From a single Anabas testudineus chromosome 5, fAnaTes1.2, whole genome shotgun sequence genomic region:
- the LOC113153307 gene encoding protein Wnt-2b-A translates to MEERNPSGPMKSRGSSDSSVAMGLRKETKMQHHSKPISRMCFTFIFLLLIFTPRVDSSWWYIGALGARVICDNIPGLVNKQRQLCQRHPDLMQSIGEGAKEWIRECQHQFRHHRWNCSTLDRDHTVFGRVILRSSREAAFVYAISSAGVVYAITRACSEGELKICNCDNQKRGRNTDIRGTFDWGGCSDNINYGIKFAKAFVDAREKMVKDARALMNLHNNRCGRMAVKRFMKLECKCHGVSGSCSLRTCWLAMSDFRRTGDYLRKKYNTAIEVTMNQDGTGFMVADKDFKGSTKNELVYIENSPDYCLMDRAAGSLGTAGRVCNKSSTGTDGCEVMCCGRGYDTMRVKRVTKCECKFKWCCAVECKDCEDVVDVHTCKPHRRPDWQDIT, encoded by the exons ATGGAGGAAAGAAACCCATCTGGTCCGATGAAATCTCGAGGCTCATCAGACAGCAGTGTGGCCATGGGGTTGAGAAAGGAGACGAAAATGCAGCATCACTCCAAACCCATCTCTAGAATGtgcttcacttttatttttctcctgctgATTTTCACACCGAGAGTGGATTCATCGTGGTG GTACATCGGAGCGTTGGGTGCACGGGTGATCTGTGACAACATTCCTGGCCTGGTGAACAAGCAGCGGCAACTCTGCCAGCGGCACCCAGACCTGATGCAGTCTATTGGCGAGGGAGCCAAAGAATGGATCAGAGAGTGCCAGCACCAGTTCAGACACCACCGCTGGAACTGCAGCACACTAGACCGGGATCACACTGTGTTTGGCAGAGTGATACTGCGAA GCAGCCGAGAGGCAGCATTCGTGTACGCCATCTCCTCAGCTGGAGTGGTCTATGCCATTACCAGGGCCTGCAGTGAGGGGGAGCTTAAGATCTGCAACTGTGACAACCAGAAGCGTGGACGAAACACTGACATCAGGGGCACTTTCGACTGGGGTGGATGCAGTGACAATATTAACTACGGCATTAAGTTTGCCAAGGCCTTCGTAGATGCTCGAGAGAAGATGGTGAAAGATGCTCGCGCACTGATGAACCTGCACAACAACCGATGTGGTCGAATG GCAGTGAAGCGCTTTATGAAGCTGGAGTGCAAGTGTCACGGGGTAAGTGGCTCCTGTTCTCTGAGAACCTGCTGGCTGGCTATGTCTGACTTCAGGCGAACGGGAGACTACCTTCGCAAGAAGTACAACACGGCCATTGAGGTGACCATGAACCAGGACGGAACAGGATTTATGGTGGCTGACAAGGATTTCAAGGGAAGCACCAAGAACGAGTTGGTGTACATTGAGAACTCACCAGATTACTGTCTCATGGACCGAGCAGCAG GCTCTTTGGGCACAGCAGGCCGAGTGTGCAACAAGTCATCAACAGGCACGGATGGCTGCGAGGTCATGTGCTGTGGGCGGGGCTATGACACCATGCGGGTCAAACGTGTCACCAAGTGTGAATGCAAGTTCAAGTGGTGCTGTGCTGTGGAGTGCAAAGACTGTGAGGACGTGGTTGATGTTCACACCTGCAAGCCCCACCGGCGACCTGATTGGCAGGACATAACTTAA
- the LOC113155491 gene encoding CTTNBP2 N-terminal-like protein, whose product MLEFSETSEGHMKSKLNMESLTKPELLMLFSILEGELEARDLVIEALKAQRKELFIQERYGRYNLSDPFLALQRDSDTVGGQNKDPGCSSSTTNPLVVLKLVVSHCRRMQEKMLAQLAAAESRHRRVIADLEEEKRRHAEDTAEGDDVTYILEKERERLQQQLEFERSQVRRLEKEQRRVTDQLEEERAQHKKLSCALAKECKWASARALEEGHRLTELSRKLDKEKETCQVLRKELEDERQRALRTEARVEEQLAEFDTEREQLRSRLKKEEAHCCQLQQQVEELKRKLEEVNMTRIVRGVVTAPVEAGDKEWATKVPPGKTALDIMVESIEDDRNQSPVQTKINGHHCPLETNGYHSPNSSPSEKISLQNENENPPSHTQMPFSSCSSTPSALSPSSPCTSPVLSKCPPGNPSPGSYQSPYQAGINQRFHAARHRFQGTTEPELQSQATQTVLPVSKDLSPVASSPSSEASPVKQMARSTVTQVLSRFTTAQQSVPPKLATPNNSPFGTDYRSLAAPLSPVIGRAAGPLPQGIRSPTIPRADRGNPPPIPPKKPGLAQAPPSPAAVPRSASHFSDSPLSASCGLTSTQEGVKELDMVVSSN is encoded by the exons ATGCTGGAGTTTTCAGAGACCTCCGAGGGCCACATGAAG TCCAAGTTGAACATGGAGAGTTTGACAAAGCCAGAGTTGCTGATGCTCTTCAGCATCCTGGAGGGAGAGCTGGAAGCTCGGGACCTGGTCATTGAAGCCCTGAAG GCCCAGCGTAAAGAGCTGTTTATCCAGGAGCGCTATGGCAGGTACAACCTCAGTGACCCCTTCCTAGCCTTACAGAGAGACAGTGATACCGTGGGGGGGCAGAACAAGGACCCAGGATGCTCGTCCTCCACCACCAACCCTCTTGTGGTTCTCAAATTGGTGGTAAGCCACTGTAGGAGGATGCAAGAGAAGATGTTGGCCCAGCTGGCTGCAGCTGAGAGCAGGCACAGGAGG gtcATTGCGGatctggaggaggaaaagaggagacaCGCTGAGGACACAGCAGAGGGAGATGATGTCACTTACATcctggagaaggagagggagcgCTTACAACAACAG CTGGAATTTGAGCGTAGCCAGGTTCGCCGGTTGGAAAAAGAACAACGGCGAGTTACTGACCAACTCGAAGAGGAACGGGCTCAGCACAAAAAGCTCTCCTGTGCCTTGGCCAAAGAGTGCAAGTGGGCGAGTGCCAGAGCTCTGGAGGAGGGTCACCGACTGACTGAGCTGAGCCGTAAACTTGACAAG GAAAAGGAGACCTGTCAGGTCTTGAGGAAGGAGCTGGAGGATGAGCGGCAGAGAGCCCTGAGGACGGAGGCGagggtggaggagcagctggcAGAGTTTGACACAGAGCGAGAGCAACTCCGCTCACGTTTGAAGAAGGAGGAAGCTCACTGTTGTCAGCTACAGCAACAG GTAGAAGAGCTGAAGAGGAAGCTGGAAGAGGTGAATATGACAAGAATTGTCAGGGGGGTAGTTACAGCTCCAGTGGAGGCAGGAGATAAGGAGTGGGCCACAAAAGTTCCTCCAGGAAAGACAGCACTAGATATAATGGTTGAGAGCATCGAGGACGACAGAAACCAGTCACCTGTGCAGACAAAAATCAACGGCCACCATTGTCCATTGGAAACCAATGGGTACCATAGTCCAAATAGTTCTCCGTCAGAGAAGATCAGCCTACAGAATGAGAATGAAAATCCTCCATCTCACACCCAGATGCCATTCTCTTCCTGCAGTTCTACCCCCTCTGCTCTCTCACCATCCTCCCCTTGCACCTCACCTGTCCTTTCCAAATGCCCACCTGGCAACCCAAGTCCCGGTAGCTACCAGTCCCCCTACCAGGCTGGGATCAACCAGCGCTTCCATGCTGCTCGCCATAGGTTCCAGGGTACCACTGAGCCAGAACTTCAGTCCCAAGCCACACAGACTGTTCTTCCTGTCTCAAAGGACCTCTCCCCTGTTGCCAGCAGCCCTTCCTCAGAAGCCAGCCCAGTCAAACAGATGGCTCGGAGCACAGTTACTCAGGTCCTGTCTCGCTTCACCACCGCCCAGCAAAGTGTCCCACCAAAGCTTGCAACACCAAACAATTCACCCTTTGGTACAGACTACCGTAGCCTAGCAGCACCTTTATCTCCTGTCATCGGAAGGGCTGCAGGACCACTTCCACAGGGCATCAGATCACCCACCAtccccagagcagacaggggCAATCCTCCACCTATCCCTCCTAAGAAGCCTGGTCTGGCCCAGGCCCCTCCTTCCCCAGCTGCGGTGCCCAGGTCAGCTAGTCATTTTTCTGACAGCCCCCTCTCAGCCAGCTGTGGCCTAACCTCCACCCAGGAGGGTGTCAAGGAACTTGACATGGTGGTTTCATCTAATTAA